One segment of Haloplanus natans DSM 17983 DNA contains the following:
- a CDS encoding 2-oxoacid:acceptor oxidoreductase subunit alpha → MPADFNWAVGGEAGDGIDSTGKIFAQALSRAGRHVFTSKDFASRIRGGYTAYKVRTSVDQVQSVVDRLDVLIALTQRTIDENLDELHDGSVIIYDGDRTTMQDVEIPEGMIGLDVPLKSLAEDAGGAIMRNVVALGAACAVSDFPIENLDSALEKRFGDKGSAIVENNKTAARKGRDYVLEEYDQEFGYDLECTDENYVLLNGDEAIGMGAIAGGCRFYAGYPITPATDVMEYLTGRIERYGGHVVQAEDELAAINLALGAARAGARSMTATSGPGIDLMAETFGLVATSETPLVICNVMRSGPSTGMPTKQEQGDLNAMLYGGHGEVPRFVLAPTTIAECFHKTVEAFNLAEKYQIPVYLTADLSLAVTEQTYPPEEFDMDAVEIDRGKVVDGETVGEWQDEQGRFKPHALTEDGVSPRAFPGTEGGVHMSTGLEHDELGRRTEDTDMRVRQVDKRTRKVETAEAREPFAAREFGDPEAATLVVSWGSNEGAMREAIDFLDDRGIDVRFLSVPYVFPRPDLTDAVEAADEVILVECNATGQFADLIEHDTLTRVTRVNKYDGVRFKADELADRITEVLADDDEKEEATP, encoded by the coding sequence ATGCCTGCGGACTTCAACTGGGCGGTCGGTGGGGAAGCCGGCGACGGCATCGATTCCACCGGAAAAATCTTCGCCCAGGCGCTTTCCAGGGCCGGTCGGCACGTGTTCACCTCCAAGGACTTCGCGTCGCGAATCCGCGGCGGCTACACGGCGTACAAAGTCCGCACGTCGGTAGACCAGGTACAGAGCGTGGTCGATCGGCTGGACGTGCTCATCGCGCTTACCCAGCGGACCATCGACGAAAATCTCGATGAACTCCACGACGGGAGCGTCATCATCTACGACGGGGATCGGACGACGATGCAGGACGTGGAGATCCCCGAGGGGATGATCGGCCTCGACGTACCGCTCAAGAGCCTCGCGGAGGACGCCGGCGGCGCCATCATGCGCAACGTCGTCGCCCTCGGCGCCGCCTGCGCCGTCAGTGACTTTCCGATCGAGAACCTCGACAGCGCCCTCGAGAAACGCTTCGGTGACAAGGGTTCCGCCATCGTCGAGAACAACAAGACCGCGGCGCGGAAGGGACGGGACTACGTCCTCGAGGAGTACGACCAGGAGTTCGGCTACGATCTGGAGTGTACCGACGAGAACTACGTCCTCCTGAACGGCGACGAGGCCATCGGCATGGGCGCCATCGCCGGCGGCTGTCGGTTCTACGCCGGCTACCCCATCACGCCCGCGACGGACGTGATGGAGTATCTCACCGGCAGAATCGAGCGCTACGGCGGCCACGTCGTGCAGGCGGAGGACGAACTCGCCGCCATCAACCTCGCACTCGGCGCCGCGCGCGCCGGCGCCCGCTCCATGACCGCCACCTCCGGCCCGGGAATCGACCTCATGGCCGAGACGTTCGGACTGGTCGCCACCAGCGAGACGCCGCTGGTCATCTGTAACGTGATGCGCTCCGGCCCCTCGACGGGGATGCCCACCAAGCAGGAACAGGGCGACCTGAACGCCATGCTCTACGGCGGACACGGCGAGGTGCCGCGGTTCGTCCTCGCGCCCACGACCATCGCGGAGTGTTTCCACAAGACCGTCGAGGCGTTCAACCTCGCGGAGAAATACCAGATTCCGGTCTACCTGACCGCCGACCTCTCGCTCGCGGTCACCGAACAGACCTACCCGCCGGAGGAGTTCGACATGGACGCGGTCGAAATCGACCGCGGGAAGGTCGTCGACGGGGAGACGGTGGGCGAGTGGCAGGACGAACAGGGGCGGTTCAAACCCCACGCACTCACCGAGGACGGCGTGAGTCCGCGGGCGTTCCCCGGCACCGAGGGCGGCGTCCACATGTCCACCGGCCTCGAACACGACGAACTCGGGCGCCGGACCGAGGACACCGATATGCGCGTCCGGCAGGTGGACAAGCGCACCCGCAAGGTCGAGACGGCGGAGGCGCGCGAACCGTTCGCGGCCCGCGAGTTCGGCGACCCCGAGGCGGCGACGCTCGTCGTCTCGTGGGGGTCGAACGAGGGCGCGATGCGGGAGGCGATCGACTTCCTCGACGACCGAGGGATCGACGTGCGATTCCTCTCGGTGCCCTACGTCTTCCCGCGGCCCGACCTGACCGACGCCGTGGAAGCCGCCGACGAGGTGATCCTCGTCGAGTGTAACGCGACGGGACAGTTCGCGGACCTGATCGAGCACGACACGCTGACGCGCGTGACGCGCGTGAACAAGTACGACGGCGTCCGATTCAAGGCGGACGAACTCGCCGACCGGATCACCGAGGTGCTTGCTGACGACGACGAAAAAGAGGAGGCGACCCCATGA
- the acs gene encoding acetate--CoA ligase: MSDDDIELEARLEEQEVFEPSDAFVEQANVSDPEIYEAFEENWPDCWEGAADLLDWEEGYDQVLDDSNPPFYKWFTDGKLNASTNCLDRHLEERGDEVAIEWVGEPVDEDDRSFTYEELHREVNECAAALRDMGVGEDDVVTMYMPMIPELPIAMLACARIGAPHSVVFAGFSADALATRMNAADSEYLVTCDGYYRRGDPLDHLAKANEGLGGVDHEVEGVVVAERLRDGDGFGHEMAANQHAYADLIADHEGAIVEPVQRDAEDMLFLMYTSGTTGQPKGVKHTTGGYLAWASWTSQAVLDIKPEDTYFCSADIGWITGHSYIVYGPLALGTTTMMYEGTPDHPDRDRLWEIVEEYEANQLYTAPTAIRAFMKWGSEYPERHDLSSLRLLGTVGEPINPRAWKWYYKHIGNEECPIVDTWWQTETGGMMVTTLPGVKDMKPGSAGPPLPGVDARIVDTSGDEVGAGRAGYLTVEKPWPGMLRTLYKNDERYIEEYWAEYSDTDSSDPDDWVYFPEDGAKIDDDGYITVLGRVDDVLNVSGHRLGTMEIESAIVGVKGVAEAAVVGGDHEVKGEAVYAYVITEEGYEENDELRQRIIEGVEDAIGPIARPERVVFSPDLPKTRSGKIMRRLLEDIANEAELGDTSTLRNPDIVEDIQGKISGD; the protein is encoded by the coding sequence ATGTCCGACGACGACATCGAACTAGAGGCGCGCCTCGAAGAGCAAGAGGTGTTCGAGCCCTCGGACGCCTTCGTCGAGCAGGCAAACGTCTCGGATCCCGAGATTTACGAGGCGTTCGAGGAGAACTGGCCCGACTGTTGGGAGGGAGCGGCCGACCTCCTCGACTGGGAGGAGGGGTACGACCAGGTGCTCGACGATTCGAACCCGCCTTTTTATAAGTGGTTCACCGACGGCAAGCTGAACGCGTCGACGAACTGCTTGGACCGACATTTGGAAGAGCGGGGCGACGAGGTGGCCATCGAGTGGGTCGGCGAACCCGTCGACGAGGACGACCGTTCGTTCACTTACGAGGAGCTTCACCGCGAAGTCAACGAGTGTGCGGCGGCGCTCCGGGATATGGGCGTCGGCGAGGACGACGTGGTGACGATGTATATGCCGATGATCCCCGAACTCCCCATCGCCATGCTGGCGTGTGCGCGCATCGGCGCGCCACACAGCGTGGTGTTCGCGGGCTTCTCGGCGGACGCGCTGGCGACGCGGATGAACGCCGCCGACTCCGAATACCTCGTCACGTGTGATGGCTACTACCGCCGTGGCGACCCCCTCGACCACCTCGCGAAGGCCAACGAGGGCCTCGGCGGCGTCGACCACGAGGTCGAGGGCGTGGTCGTGGCCGAACGCCTCCGGGACGGCGACGGCTTCGGGCACGAGATGGCGGCCAACCAGCACGCCTACGCGGACCTGATCGCCGACCACGAGGGGGCCATCGTGGAACCGGTCCAGCGCGACGCCGAGGACATGCTCTTCCTGATGTACACCTCGGGAACGACGGGCCAGCCCAAGGGCGTCAAACACACCACGGGCGGCTACCTCGCCTGGGCGTCGTGGACCTCGCAGGCGGTGCTCGACATCAAGCCCGAGGACACCTACTTCTGCTCGGCCGACATTGGCTGGATCACGGGCCACTCCTACATCGTCTACGGGCCGCTGGCGCTCGGCACGACGACGATGATGTACGAGGGGACGCCGGATCACCCGGACCGCGACCGCCTCTGGGAGATCGTCGAGGAGTACGAGGCGAATCAGCTCTACACCGCGCCCACGGCGATCCGTGCGTTCATGAAGTGGGGCTCGGAGTACCCCGAACGCCACGACCTCTCCAGCCTGCGACTGCTGGGCACCGTCGGCGAACCCATCAACCCGCGGGCGTGGAAGTGGTACTACAAACACATCGGCAACGAGGAGTGCCCCATCGTCGACACGTGGTGGCAGACCGAGACGGGTGGCATGATGGTCACGACGCTGCCCGGCGTCAAGGACATGAAACCCGGCTCCGCCGGCCCGCCGCTCCCCGGCGTCGACGCCCGGATCGTCGACACCAGCGGCGACGAGGTCGGCGCCGGCCGCGCCGGCTATCTCACCGTCGAGAAGCCCTGGCCCGGCATGCTCCGAACCCTGTATAAGAACGACGAGCGCTACATCGAGGAGTACTGGGCGGAGTACTCCGACACTGACAGTTCGGACCCCGACGACTGGGTCTACTTCCCGGAGGACGGCGCGAAGATCGACGACGACGGCTACATCACCGTCCTCGGCCGCGTCGACGACGTGCTCAACGTCTCCGGACATCGCCTGGGAACGATGGAGATCGAATCCGCCATCGTCGGCGTCAAGGGCGTCGCCGAGGCGGCCGTCGTCGGCGGCGACCACGAGGTGAAAGGCGAGGCCGTCTACGCCTACGTCATCACCGAGGAGGGCTACGAGGAGAACGACGAACTCCGCCAGCGAATCATCGAGGGCGTCGAGGACGCCATCGGTCCCATCGCGCGCCCGGAGCGTGTCGTCTTCTCGCCCGACCTGCCCAAGACGCGCTCGGGCAAGATCATGCGCCGCCTGCTGGAGGACATAGCCAACGAGGCCGAACTGGGTGACACCTCGACGCTTCGCAACCCCGACATCGTCGAGG
- a CDS encoding 2-oxoacid:ferredoxin oxidoreductase subunit beta, whose translation MSSDVRFTDFKSDAQPTWCPGCGDFGTMNGMMKALAETGNSPDETFIVAGIGCSGKIGTYMRSYALHGVHGRALPVGAGVKLANPDIEVMVAGGDGDGYSIGAGHFVHAVRRNVDMTYVVMDNRIYGLTKGQASPTSREDFETSTTPEGPQQPPVNPLALAFAASGTFIAQSFSTDAQRHAEIVKQAVEHDGFGFVNVFSPCVTFNDVDTYDYFRDSIVDLADTDHDPTNYEDARSRILDPGTEYQGVLYRDDDSVPYEQSHGVDANMADIPDGAPEDAMDLVREFY comes from the coding sequence ATGAGCTCCGACGTTCGATTCACCGACTTCAAATCCGACGCACAGCCGACGTGGTGCCCGGGCTGTGGCGACTTCGGCACCATGAACGGAATGATGAAAGCCCTGGCCGAAACCGGCAACAGCCCCGACGAGACGTTCATCGTCGCCGGCATCGGCTGTTCGGGCAAGATCGGGACGTACATGCGCTCCTACGCGCTCCACGGCGTCCACGGGCGCGCGCTCCCGGTCGGGGCGGGCGTCAAACTCGCCAACCCCGACATCGAGGTGATGGTCGCGGGCGGCGACGGCGACGGCTACTCCATCGGCGCCGGCCACTTCGTCCACGCCGTCCGCCGCAACGTCGACATGACCTACGTCGTCATGGACAACCGAATCTACGGCCTGACGAAAGGGCAGGCCTCGCCGACCAGCCGCGAGGACTTCGAAACGTCGACGACGCCCGAGGGCCCCCAACAGCCCCCGGTCAACCCCCTCGCTCTCGCCTTCGCCGCGAGCGGTACCTTCATCGCGCAGTCGTTCTCGACGGACGCCCAGCGCCACGCCGAAATCGTCAAACAAGCGGTCGAACACGACGGCTTCGGCTTCGTCAACGTGTTCTCCCCCTGCGTGACGTTCAACGACGTGGACACCTACGACTACTTCCGTGACTCCATCGTCGACCTGGCCGACACCGACCACGACCCGACGAACTACGAGGACGCCCGCTCGCGCATCCTCGACCCCGGCACGGAGTATCAGGGCGTCCTCTACCGGGACGACGACTCGGTGCCCTACGAGCAGAGCCACGGCGTCGACGCCAACATGGCCGACATCCCCGACGGCGCGCCCGAGGACGCGATGGATCTGGTCCGCGAGTTCTACTGA